In one window of Henckelia pumila isolate YLH828 chromosome 1, ASM3356847v2, whole genome shotgun sequence DNA:
- the LOC140875640 gene encoding transcription factor MYB74-like, whose translation MMGRSPCCDKTKVKRGCWSPEEDAILKDYLHKHGTGGNWIALPQKAGLKRCGKSCRLRWLNYLRPDIKHGAFTEEEENTIFNLYKILGSRWSVIASHLPGRTDNDVKNHWNTKLKKKLLTELSCSPITCTAATSATTASARKTATFQASTNSLAPHVLPTYSTSYPQTTTDHSSAIFSNDPNNSPTPRMVCKDSGEHLNQNIIPVDEYFGVEGLIPVDEYSNEVLSGLWSPMEAIEVESKADFAQMFPFSF comes from the exons ATGATGGGGAGAAGCCCTTGCTGTGATAAAACCAAGGTGAAAAGGGGGTGTTGGTCTCCAGAAGAAGATGCAATTCTCAAGGATTACCTCCACAAGCATGGCACTGGTGGCAACTGGATAGCTTTGCCTCAAAAGGCCG GCCTAAAGCGTTGTGGAAAGAGTTGTCGCCTCAGATGGCTCAACTACCTGAGACCTGATATTAAACATGGCGCTTTCACAGAAGAGGAAGAAAATACCATATTCAATCTTTACAAGATACTCGGAAGCAG ATGGTCTGTCATAGCTTCACACTTGCCAGGAAGAACAGACAATGATGTGAAGAATCATTGGAACACTAAGTTGAAAAAGAAGCTACTGACAGAACTTAGCTGCTCTCCTATTACTTGTACCGCCGCCACCTCCGCCACCACCGCTAGTGCCAGGAAGACGGCGACTTTCCAAGCTTCGACGAATTCTCTAGCCCCTCATGTACTACCGACTTACTCGACGTCATATCCGCAAACCACCACTGATCACTCAAGTGCCATATTTTCAAATGATCCCAACAATTCTCCTACACCAAGAATGGTTTGCAAAGATTCAGGTGAACATTTGAATCAAAATATAATCCCGGTGGATGAATACTTTGGCGTCGAAGGATTAATCCCGGTGGATGAATATTCAAATGAAGTTCTAAGTGGCCTTTGGTCGCCAATGGAAGCCATTGAAGTTGAAAGCAAAGCAGATTTTGCTCAGATGTTTCCATTTTCATTTTAA